The following coding sequences lie in one Arthrobacter sp. SLBN-122 genomic window:
- a CDS encoding ABC transporter substrate-binding protein, giving the protein MPLFPRPASAAKQPAGAPASGTSHPPRLGRTRKAGAVAAAVAAVMALSACGGGAAPQNADGTVELRFSWWGGDKRAQLTQEAIKQFEAENPKIKVKPEFGDWSGYWDKLATQVAANDAPDVIQMDEKYITEYSSRGALLDLSKYDIDTSKLDEAALNAGKSEKGLTGIAAGINAATILANPAVFQAAGVPLPDDTKWTWDDFGRIAAEITAKSPKGTYGAAAYGTDEASLGVWLRQNGKSLYTSDGKLGFEPGDIAEWWAFLKQLSQNKAVPSASEVVEAEAAPLDQSGLATGKNGMAFWWSNQAPALEKASGGDLKILRFPTKTGSADDAGLWYKASQFWSASSRTKHPQETAKFINFLTNNVKAGEALLADRGVYPNSEVRAAIQPKLTPADVKVVKFIDQIKDELGEAPAPPPKGAGAIQEIIKRYTSEVLFERLSPEDAGKKATDEMKSAISK; this is encoded by the coding sequence GTGCCGCTTTTCCCCCGTCCTGCGTCTGCTGCCAAGCAGCCTGCAGGGGCACCCGCATCAGGCACCAGCCACCCACCCCGTTTGGGCCGAACCCGTAAGGCCGGCGCGGTTGCCGCCGCAGTCGCCGCCGTTATGGCCCTTAGCGCCTGTGGCGGGGGAGCAGCCCCGCAGAACGCCGATGGCACCGTGGAGCTTCGCTTTTCCTGGTGGGGCGGCGACAAGCGCGCCCAGCTGACCCAGGAGGCCATCAAGCAGTTCGAAGCCGAAAACCCGAAGATCAAGGTCAAGCCCGAGTTCGGCGACTGGAGCGGTTACTGGGACAAGCTGGCCACCCAGGTAGCGGCCAATGATGCCCCGGACGTCATCCAGATGGATGAGAAGTACATCACGGAGTACTCCAGCCGGGGTGCCCTTCTTGACCTGTCCAAGTACGACATCGACACTTCCAAACTGGACGAAGCGGCGCTGAACGCCGGTAAGAGCGAGAAGGGACTGACCGGGATCGCCGCAGGCATCAACGCCGCCACCATCCTGGCCAACCCCGCCGTCTTCCAGGCAGCCGGAGTGCCGCTCCCGGACGACACCAAGTGGACGTGGGACGACTTTGGCCGCATCGCCGCAGAAATCACCGCCAAGTCGCCCAAGGGAACCTATGGCGCTGCAGCGTACGGAACTGATGAGGCTTCCCTGGGGGTTTGGCTCCGGCAGAACGGCAAGTCGCTGTACACCTCCGACGGCAAGCTGGGCTTCGAGCCGGGCGACATCGCCGAATGGTGGGCCTTCCTGAAGCAGCTGAGCCAGAACAAGGCGGTGCCGTCCGCGTCCGAGGTGGTGGAAGCCGAGGCTGCCCCCCTTGACCAGAGCGGACTGGCCACGGGCAAGAACGGCATGGCCTTCTGGTGGTCCAACCAGGCCCCGGCACTGGAGAAGGCAAGCGGCGGGGACCTGAAGATCCTGCGGTTCCCCACCAAGACCGGCTCTGCTGATGATGCGGGCCTTTGGTACAAGGCCTCACAGTTCTGGTCCGCCTCCTCGCGCACCAAGCACCCGCAGGAAACGGCGAAGTTCATCAACTTCCTGACCAACAACGTCAAAGCCGGAGAGGCCCTCCTCGCTGACCGCGGTGTCTACCCCAACTCGGAGGTCCGGGCCGCAATCCAGCCGAAGCTGACTCCGGCCGACGTCAAGGTGGTCAAGTTCATCGACCAGATCAAGGATGAGCTTGGCGAGGCACCGGCACCGCCCCCGAAGGGTGCAGGAGCCATCCAGGAAATCATCAAGCGGTACACCTCCGAAGTCCTGTTCGAACGGCTCTCTCCAGAAGATGCAGGCAAGAAAGCCACCGACGAGATGAAGTCCGCCATCAGCAAATAG
- a CDS encoding carbohydrate ABC transporter permease codes for MTQSPTLSRRSASSGSPLPRKSRRRGADARAGYTFLLPWLLGFIALTVGPMISSLYLSFTNYNLFEPPKWIGLDNYTTLFQDERFLQSVGVTVGYVVFGTPLKLAAALAVAMLLNSKRRGQGFYRSAFYAPSLIGASVSIAIVWKAMFGDSGPVDQGLSFFGINLGGWVGNPAMTMPMFILLTVWQFGAPMVIFLAGLKQIPVDLYEAASMDGAGPVRKFFNITWPMLSPVIFFNLLMETIHAFQIFASAYIISNGEGGPAGSTLFYTLYLYLRGFSDFRMGYASAMAWLLVIVVGIITLIFFRTSKSWVHYSGDAK; via the coding sequence GTGACTCAAAGCCCAACCCTGAGCAGGCGTTCGGCGTCGTCCGGATCCCCGCTGCCGCGCAAGTCGCGGCGGCGGGGCGCGGATGCCCGTGCCGGCTACACCTTCCTGCTGCCCTGGCTGCTGGGATTCATTGCCCTCACGGTTGGGCCAATGATCTCCTCGCTCTACCTGTCCTTCACCAACTACAACCTGTTCGAGCCGCCAAAGTGGATCGGCCTGGACAACTACACCACCCTGTTCCAGGACGAGCGCTTCCTGCAGTCCGTTGGCGTGACCGTGGGCTACGTGGTGTTCGGTACGCCGCTGAAACTCGCGGCGGCGCTGGCGGTGGCCATGCTGCTGAACAGCAAGCGCCGTGGCCAGGGCTTCTACCGCTCCGCCTTCTACGCCCCGTCGCTGATCGGTGCATCCGTCTCCATCGCCATCGTCTGGAAAGCGATGTTCGGCGACAGCGGCCCGGTGGACCAGGGCCTGTCCTTCTTCGGGATCAACCTGGGCGGCTGGGTGGGCAACCCCGCAATGACCATGCCGATGTTCATCCTGCTGACGGTGTGGCAGTTCGGTGCCCCGATGGTGATCTTCCTGGCCGGCCTCAAGCAGATCCCCGTTGATCTCTATGAGGCAGCCTCGATGGACGGCGCCGGCCCGGTGCGGAAGTTCTTCAACATCACCTGGCCCATGCTCTCCCCGGTGATCTTCTTCAACCTGCTGATGGAGACCATCCACGCATTCCAGATCTTCGCATCGGCCTACATTATTTCCAACGGTGAAGGCGGCCCCGCCGGCTCCACCCTCTTCTACACCCTCTACCTGTACCTGCGGGGCTTCAGCGATTTCCGGATGGGCTACGCCTCGGCCATGGCCTGGCTGCTGGTGA
- a CDS encoding beta-galactosidase: MTEQETTGPSSIWTKIQGIGFGGDYNPEQWPASVRLEDLELMQEAGVNFLSVGIFSWALLEPSEGHYDFGWLDEVMDNLAGIGVKVALATATAAPPAWLVRKHPEILPVTADGTVLGPGSRRHYTPSSAVYRRYATGITRALAERYKDHPALALWHVDNELGCHVSEFYGDDDAAAFRAWLERRYGSIDALNASWGTAFWSQNYGSFEEILPPSVAPSTLNPGQQLDFQRFNSWALMDYYRELVAVLREVTPDIPCTTNLMASSATKSMDYFDWAKDLDVIANDHYLVAADPERQIELAFSADLTRGIAGGDPWILMEHSTSAVNWQPRNQPKMPGEMLRNSLAHVARGADAVMFFQWRQSFAGSEKFHSAMVPHGGRNARVWREVVELGAALKRLEPVRASRVQSRAAIVFDYEAWWASEIDSKPSIDVKYLDLMRAFHRALFLRGISVDLVHPSASLEGYDLVLVCTLYSVADDAAANIAAAASAGATVLVSYFSGIVDEKDHVRLGGYPGAFRELLGVRVEEFHPLLAGSQLKLSDGTVSSIWSEDLHLAGAEAMQSFTGYPLEGVPALTRRAVGSGAAWYLATFPDRDGIDAVLDKLLAESGVSPAAAADPGVELVRRLSSDGQSYLFAINHTRSDASVSATGTDLLTGGTFSGTVPSGGVAVIAEA; encoded by the coding sequence ATGACAGAGCAGGAAACCACCGGGCCGTCGAGCATCTGGACCAAGATCCAGGGCATCGGTTTCGGTGGTGACTACAACCCTGAACAGTGGCCGGCCAGCGTCCGTTTGGAGGACCTGGAACTTATGCAGGAAGCGGGGGTGAATTTCCTCAGCGTGGGGATCTTCTCCTGGGCGCTGCTGGAACCCTCCGAAGGGCACTACGACTTCGGGTGGCTGGACGAGGTGATGGACAACCTGGCCGGCATCGGGGTGAAGGTGGCCCTGGCCACCGCCACCGCCGCTCCCCCCGCCTGGCTGGTCCGGAAGCATCCGGAAATCCTGCCGGTCACGGCTGACGGAACTGTGCTGGGCCCGGGCTCGCGGCGGCACTACACGCCGTCGTCGGCCGTTTACCGCCGCTACGCCACCGGGATAACGCGCGCCCTCGCGGAACGGTACAAGGACCATCCGGCCCTGGCACTGTGGCATGTGGACAACGAACTGGGCTGCCACGTCTCCGAGTTCTACGGGGACGACGACGCCGCTGCCTTCCGCGCCTGGCTGGAGCGCCGGTACGGGAGCATCGATGCGCTCAACGCTTCCTGGGGGACGGCATTCTGGTCCCAGAACTACGGCTCCTTTGAGGAGATCCTGCCGCCTTCCGTTGCGCCGTCCACCCTGAACCCGGGCCAGCAGCTGGATTTCCAGCGGTTCAACTCCTGGGCGCTGATGGACTACTACCGGGAGCTCGTGGCTGTCCTGCGCGAAGTCACCCCGGACATCCCCTGTACCACCAACCTGATGGCATCCAGCGCCACCAAGTCCATGGACTACTTCGACTGGGCCAAGGACCTGGACGTCATCGCCAATGACCACTACCTGGTGGCTGCCGACCCCGAACGGCAGATCGAACTCGCGTTCAGCGCGGACCTCACCCGGGGGATTGCGGGCGGTGACCCGTGGATCCTGATGGAGCATTCGACGTCGGCCGTTAACTGGCAGCCGCGCAACCAGCCCAAGATGCCCGGCGAGATGCTGCGGAATTCGCTGGCCCACGTGGCCCGCGGGGCCGACGCCGTGATGTTCTTCCAGTGGCGGCAGAGCTTTGCCGGGTCCGAGAAGTTCCATTCGGCCATGGTGCCGCACGGCGGACGCAACGCGCGCGTGTGGCGTGAGGTGGTGGAGCTTGGGGCTGCGCTGAAACGGCTTGAGCCCGTGCGCGCTTCGCGGGTCCAGTCCCGGGCTGCCATTGTCTTTGACTACGAGGCCTGGTGGGCCAGCGAGATCGACTCCAAGCCCAGCATCGACGTGAAGTACCTGGACCTGATGCGGGCCTTCCACCGGGCACTGTTCCTCCGCGGGATTTCCGTGGACCTGGTTCATCCCTCCGCTTCACTGGAGGGGTATGACCTGGTCCTGGTGTGCACGCTGTACTCGGTGGCTGACGATGCCGCGGCCAACATTGCCGCAGCCGCCTCCGCCGGTGCCACGGTGCTGGTGAGCTACTTCAGCGGCATCGTGGACGAGAAGGACCATGTGCGGCTGGGCGGCTATCCCGGCGCCTTCCGCGAGCTCTTGGGGGTGCGGGTTGAGGAGTTCCATCCCCTCCTTGCCGGTTCGCAGCTGAAGCTGAGCGACGGCACGGTGTCTTCGATCTGGAGCGAGGACCTCCACCTGGCCGGTGCGGAGGCAATGCAGTCCTTTACCGGGTACCCGCTGGAGGGAGTCCCTGCCCTCACCCGCCGCGCCGTGGGCTCGGGGGCGGCCTGGTACCTGGCCACCTTCCCCGACCGGGACGGGATTGATGCTGTCCTGGACAAACTGCTGGCCGAGTCCGGCGTCTCCCCCGCCGCGGCTGCCGATCCCGGCGTGGAGCTGGTGCGCCGGCTTTCCTCCGACGGGCAGAGCTACCTGTTCGCGATCAACCACACCCGTTCGGACGCTTCGGTGTCGGCCACCGGCACCGACCTGCTGACCGGCGGGACATTCTCCGGGACCGTTCCGTCCGGCGGTGTTGCGGTTATCGCGGAGGCATAG
- a CDS encoding ABC transporter substrate-binding protein — MINRRHFLTTVAIGTASAAALSACGNGSSSSGQTGSAEKPVTINYTWWGNDDRATRTRKAIELFESKNPDIKVNGNFTDFAGYWQKRATEAAGGGLPDVMQWDLSYLRDYGQRNQLLDLSTVKIDTSAFDKSLLPSGQIKGKTYGIPTSTNAFAVYYDPAKLAPLGIAEPTGKWTYKEFNDFLTQVGTKSNGALYGGTDYTGVWWMFNIWLRQNKIEAFTSDGKLGFSKDDLKKWWNLPANLRGTGAIIPEDRVTQLAPKSPFGSNATATEVTWDNFMAGYLGDSGAKELKLVPVPSDDPNNLGLFLKPSMLMVASAKTKYKDAAARFIDFMVNDPEVGQIFKTSRGVPASKTQRDGTTFEGTDKLVVDYEKSIEKYLKDAPEPPIVGFGTLEASFKRIASDLNYGKLTIDGATDAWFKEAEDLIKQNG; from the coding sequence GTGATCAACAGAAGGCATTTCCTCACTACCGTGGCCATCGGCACCGCATCCGCCGCAGCGCTGTCGGCGTGCGGCAACGGATCCAGCTCTTCCGGCCAGACCGGATCCGCTGAGAAACCCGTCACCATCAACTACACCTGGTGGGGCAACGACGACCGCGCGACGCGCACCCGCAAGGCCATCGAGCTGTTCGAATCCAAGAACCCGGACATCAAGGTCAACGGCAACTTCACCGACTTCGCCGGCTACTGGCAGAAGCGTGCCACCGAGGCTGCCGGCGGTGGCCTGCCGGACGTCATGCAGTGGGACCTGTCCTACCTGCGCGACTACGGCCAGCGCAACCAGCTCCTGGACCTCAGCACCGTCAAGATCGATACATCCGCCTTTGACAAGTCCCTCCTGCCGTCGGGCCAGATCAAGGGCAAGACCTACGGCATCCCCACCAGCACCAACGCCTTCGCCGTTTACTATGACCCCGCAAAGCTGGCCCCGTTGGGCATCGCGGAGCCGACCGGCAAATGGACCTACAAGGAATTCAACGACTTCCTTACCCAGGTGGGAACCAAGAGCAACGGCGCCCTCTACGGCGGCACCGACTACACCGGCGTCTGGTGGATGTTCAACATCTGGCTGCGCCAGAACAAGATCGAGGCCTTCACCTCTGACGGCAAGCTGGGCTTCAGCAAGGACGACCTGAAGAAGTGGTGGAACCTTCCCGCGAACCTGCGGGGTACAGGTGCCATCATTCCCGAGGACCGCGTGACGCAGCTGGCTCCGAAGTCGCCGTTCGGCTCCAACGCCACTGCCACGGAAGTCACCTGGGACAACTTCATGGCCGGCTACCTGGGCGACAGCGGCGCCAAGGAACTCAAGCTGGTGCCGGTTCCGTCCGACGATCCGAACAATCTTGGCCTGTTCCTCAAGCCTTCCATGCTGATGGTGGCCAGTGCGAAGACCAAGTACAAGGACGCTGCTGCCCGGTTCATTGACTTTATGGTCAACGACCCGGAGGTGGGCCAGATTTTCAAGACCTCCCGCGGCGTCCCCGCCTCCAAGACCCAGCGTGACGGCACCACGTTCGAAGGCACGGACAAGCTGGTGGTGGATTACGAAAAGTCCATTGAAAAGTACCTCAAGGACGCCCCTGAGCCGCCCATCGTCGGTTTCGGCACGCTCGAAGCCTCCTTCAAGCGCATCGCCTCGGACCTGAACTACGGCAAGCTCACCATCGACGGTGCCACCGATGCCTGGTTCAAGGAAGCCGAAGACCTCATCAAGCAGAACGGCTGA
- a CDS encoding carbohydrate ABC transporter permease: protein MTTKLETLPTPDKKSAGDGKPKNRKRRVRESRGTLAFSRAQRGKSLMKHGILILAGGLMIYPLLWMVVSSLRPNELIFREPGLWLNSLEMSNYTSGWSALTHPFGHYMLNSAIVVIGSILGNLVSCSMAAYAFARLQFTGKKLFFGIMLLTIMLPFHVVIVPQYILFSQIGWVNTFWPLLVPKLLATDAFFVFLMVQFIRGIPKELDEAARIDGAGHPRIFLRVILPLMVPALATTTIFTFIWTWNDFFGALIYLTDPDMFTVPVALRAFVDSQSATSWGSLFAMSIVSLLPVFLVFLFGQRFLIKGIATTGIK from the coding sequence ATGACGACTAAGCTTGAGACGCTGCCCACCCCGGACAAGAAGTCCGCGGGCGACGGCAAGCCTAAGAACCGCAAGCGCCGGGTCCGCGAGTCCCGTGGAACGCTGGCCTTCAGCCGGGCCCAGCGCGGTAAATCGCTGATGAAGCATGGCATCCTGATCCTGGCCGGCGGGCTGATGATCTACCCGCTCCTGTGGATGGTGGTGTCCTCCCTGCGTCCCAATGAGCTGATCTTCCGCGAGCCGGGACTCTGGCTCAACAGCCTGGAAATGAGCAACTACACCTCCGGCTGGTCAGCGCTGACGCACCCCTTTGGCCACTACATGTTGAACTCGGCCATCGTGGTGATCGGCTCCATCCTGGGGAACCTCGTTTCCTGCTCCATGGCCGCCTACGCCTTCGCCAGGCTCCAGTTCACGGGTAAGAAGCTGTTCTTCGGCATCATGCTGCTGACCATCATGCTGCCGTTCCACGTGGTCATCGTTCCGCAGTACATCCTGTTCTCGCAGATCGGCTGGGTTAATACCTTCTGGCCACTGCTGGTGCCCAAACTGCTGGCCACGGACGCGTTCTTCGTCTTCCTCATGGTGCAATTTATCCGCGGCATCCCCAAGGAGCTGGATGAGGCGGCGCGAATTGATGGTGCCGGCCATCCACGGATCTTCCTGCGGGTCATCCTGCCGCTGATGGTGCCGGCCCTGGCCACCACCACCATCTTCACCTTCATCTGGACCTGGAACGACTTCTTCGGCGCCCTGATCTACCTCACGGACCCGGATATGTTCACCGTTCCGGTGGCGTTGCGGGCGTTCGTGGATTCACAGTCGGCCACGAGCTGGGGCTCGCTGTTCGCCATGTCCATCGTGTCCCTGCTGCCGGTCTTCCTGGTCTTCCTCTTCGGCCAGCGGTTCCTCATCAAGGGCATCGCCACCACGGGCATCAAATAA